The Agrococcus carbonis sequence CCACGAGGCGCGCGTCGCCGTCTACATCGACTTCGACAACATCCTCATCTCACGGTACGACCAGCTGCACGGCCGCGGGGCGTTCCACAGCGACAAGGTGCGCACCCTGCCGCCGGACGGCCGCGAGTCGAAGGCTCGCACCCGCTTCGCCGAGGCGCGCGTCGACCTCGGCGCGATCATCGACTACGCCTCGAGCTTCGGCTCGATCGTGCTGAGCCGCGCCTACGCCGACTGGTCGGTGCCGGCGCACGCCGCGTACCGCGATCAGCTGCTCGCCCGCGCCGTCGACCTCGTCCAGATGTTCCCGACCACCCGGGCGCTCAAGAACGGCGCCGACATCCGCCTCGCGGTCGACGTGGTCGAGGACCTCTTCCGGCTCGACGCCATCACCCACGTCGTGATCGTCGCGGGCGACAGCGACTACATCGCGCTCGCGCAGCGCGCGAAGCGGCTCGGCAGCTATGTCGTCGGCATCGGCGTCGCCGGCAGCACCTCGAAGTCGCTCGCCGCGGCGTGCGACGAGTTCGCCGACTACGACGCGCTCCCCGGCATCGAGCCCGTGCAGATCGAGCAGGCCGAGCCGGATGCGCCCGAGCCGACGCCCGAGCAGGCGCAGCAGATCGAGGCCGAGGCCGAGCAGGAGGCCGAGAAGAGGCCCGCGCGCCGGCGCCGCCGCGCGACGAGCGCATCCGTCGCCGCCGAGCAGGACGAGGTCGCGATGTCGACCGACCAGCGCAGGGACGCCGCGACGGGCCTGCTCGAGCGGGCCCTCCGCATCCTGCACCAGAAGACCGACGACGAGTGGCTGCACGCCAACGTCGTCAAGGAGCAGATGAAGCGCATGGACCCGGTCTTCAACGAGAAGTCGATCGGCCACAAGTCGTTCTCGGACTTCGTGACCGCGCGGGACGCGCTCGTCGAGCTGCGCGAGGAGGGCCAGGCGCGCCTGCTGCGGCTCAAGGACGCCTGACCCGCCACGACGACGCGCCCCGCCGGGCTGACCGGCGGGGCGCGTCGTCGTGCGGTGTGGCGGTGCTCAGTCGTTCGACGCGGCGGAGGCGGGGGAGTCGGCCGAGGGCACCGACGCCGGCGTCTGCGCCGACACCGGGGACTGCGCGGACACGGGGGACTGCGCCGACGGCGGGGTCTGGGCCGACACGGGCGACGGCGCCGACATCGGCGACTGCGCCGAGGCCGGGGACTGGGCCGATGCGGGGCTCGGTGCCGATGCGGGGCTCGGGCTGGAGTCCTGCGCCTGCTGGGCGACCGGCGCCTGCTGCTGCGCGGGAGCGGGGGCCGCGGTGGCCGACGGTGCCGAGGCGGGCGTCTGCGCCGTCGTCGCCGAGACGACGGATGCGTGGTCGCCGCTCGTGCGGATCTGCACGCTCGCGCGCTCGGTCAGGTCGCCGCGCACGGCCTTCTCGACGACGGCGCTGTCGACGGGCGCGCCGTCGGCGCCGCGCAGCTCGACGGCGTTCGCGACGCTCGCGGCGCTCGCGGCGATGGCGCCGAGACCGAGCGCGCTGACGGTGCTGATCGCGATCCACTTCGTGTGCATGGTGTTCCTCCTGTGTGCGGTGAGCGGATGCTCGTGGGCTGGTGCTCACCACTCTCGCGATCGCGCGTGAGGCGGTGAGGAGCGCTCGGTGAGAGGCGTCTCATGTGCGCGCGGGCGAGGCGCGCGCCCGCTCGAGCGCCGGGACTCGAGCCTCGGGAGTCGAGCGCCGCCAGGTGGGCGCGGGGGTGCAGACTGGGCGCATGCCGGAGCTGCCGGAGGTCGAGGCACTCGCGGCCGATCTGCGCGGGCGCCTGGTCGGCCGCGTGATCCGTCGCGTCGACGTCACCGAGATCGCCGCGCTCAAGACCTTCGACCCATCCGTCGACGCGCTGCGCGGCGCCGCGTTCACGAGCGCGGACCGGCGCGGCAAGCACCTCGTGCTCGGGGTCGAGGGCGGGCTGTTCCTCGTGCTGCACCTCGCGCGCTCCGGCTGGGTGCGGTGGCGCGAGGCCGCTCCGCGGCCGACCGCGGGCCGGGGGCGCGGGCCGCTCGCCGCGCGCGCGATCCTCGAAGCGTCCGACGGGCAGGCTGCGGCCGGCCCCGACGGGATCGGTCCGGGCGCCGGGGGCGACGGCTTCGACGTCACCGAGCAGGCGACGCACAAGCGGCTCGCCATCCACGTCGTGCACCATCCCGACCAGGTGCTGTCGATCGCGACCCTCGGTCCCGAGCCGCTCGACGACGCCTTCACCGAGGAGCGCTTCGCCGCGATCCTCGCGCACGCGGGGCGCGCGCAGATCAAGGGCGTGCTGCGCGACCAGCAGCGCATCGCCGGCATCGGCAACGCCTACTCCGACGAGATCCTGCACGCCGCGCGGATGTCGCCGTTCCACCCGGCCTCGATGCCGGCCGATGAGGTGCACCGGCTCTACGAGGCGCTGCGGCAGGTGCTCGGCGACGCCGTCGAGCGCGCGATGGGCGTGCCCGCCGCGTCGCTCAAAGCCGAGAAGCGGCAGGGGATGCGGGTGCACGGCCGGAAGGGCGAGGCGTGCCCGGTGTGCGGCGACACCGTGCGCCAGGTCATCTACGCCGACTCGACCTTCGAGTACTGCGCCACGTGCCAGACGGGCGGCAAGCCGCTCGCCGACCGCGTGCTGTCGCGGCTCGGCGTGCGCCGCTGACGCGCTCGATCAGGCGCTCGGGATCCCGCCGCTCGCGATCGTCCACGGCTGCACCGTCTCGACCCGCACGCCGGGGGCCGAGTAGTACGGGTCGTCGTCGAGCGCCGCGCGCACGACCTCCATGTCGTCGGTCGCGAAGACGAGCAGCGCGCCCGACTGGTCGGCGAACGGGCCGCCGGCCAGCAGCACGCCCTGCTCGGCCAGCGCCGCCGAGCGCTCGCGGTGCGCGGGGCGCAGGTCGAGCCTGGCGGGGTCGTCGGAGAACGAGAGGATGACGGCGATCATGCTCCCAGCCTAGGCACGGCGCTGCGTCCGAGCCGTCGGCGGCGACGCGAAGGGCGGATGCGCCGCCGGATTCGGCAGCGCATCCGCCCCTCGTGGTGCGGTGCGGTCGTCTCAGACGGCGACGCGCTCGGCGGCGGATGCCGCGACGACCTGCTGCGCGAGCTCGCGGAGGCCCTCGATCGAGCGGCCGACGAAGGCCGCGGCGTCGACCATGCGCATCGACTCGTCGAAGTCGGTGGGCTCGAACGCCATCTGCACGCCCTCGCCCTGCAGGTCGAGGCCGATGTAGGCGAGCACGGCGGTCAGCTGGGCGGCCGCCGAGCGGCCGCCGGCCCAGCCGTACGAGACGACGGCGGCGGGCTTGCCGACCCACTCGTGCTTGAGGTAGTCGATCGCGTTCTTGAGCGCGGCCGGGTAGCCCGAGTTGTAGTCGGGCGTGACGAACACGACGCCGTCGAGGGCCTCGATGCGCTCGGCCCACGCGATGGTGTGCGGCTCGGTGCGCACGCCCGAGGCGGGCGGCAGCGCCTCGTCGAGCAGCGGCAGGCGCAGCTCGGCGAGGTCGAGCATGATCGCCTCGGCGCCGGCATCCTCGAGCAGCGCGACGAGCTCGTCGGCGACGGGTCGGCCGACGCGGACGGGGCGGGTGCTGCCGACGATGATGCCGACCTTGGGGCGCTCGGACATGGGTCTCCTCAGGGGTAGGGGGAAGCTGCGTGCGCGCGCGTCGCCGCGCGCGCCGATGTCAGACAACGCGCTCGAGGCGCGCGCATTCCCGGCCCGGATGCGGTGCCGCGGCCGGGCGGGCGGGGTTCAGGCCAGGAAGGCCCGCACCGCCGCGACCATCGCGCGCGTCGCCGTGTCGAGCGTCGGCTGGAGCACCGGGATGAAGTTCGGGGCGTGGTTCGAGGGCACGTCCTGGTCGAAGGTGCCGCGCTCGCGGGCCTCGGCGACGAGCTGCGGGTCGAAGCCGCCGTACATCCAGAAGACGTACGGCGCGCCCCAGACGGCGGGCAGGTAGCTGAAGTCCTCCGAGCCGAGGTACTGCGGCGAGGGCACATGGGCCTCGCCG is a genomic window containing:
- a CDS encoding NYN domain-containing protein, which gives rise to MPTDHEARVAVYIDFDNILISRYDQLHGRGAFHSDKVRTLPPDGRESKARTRFAEARVDLGAIIDYASSFGSIVLSRAYADWSVPAHAAYRDQLLARAVDLVQMFPTTRALKNGADIRLAVDVVEDLFRLDAITHVVIVAGDSDYIALAQRAKRLGSYVVGIGVAGSTSKSLAAACDEFADYDALPGIEPVQIEQAEPDAPEPTPEQAQQIEAEAEQEAEKRPARRRRRATSASVAAEQDEVAMSTDQRRDAATGLLERALRILHQKTDDEWLHANVVKEQMKRMDPVFNEKSIGHKSFSDFVTARDALVELREEGQARLLRLKDA
- a CDS encoding Fpg/Nei family DNA glycosylase; this encodes MPELPEVEALAADLRGRLVGRVIRRVDVTEIAALKTFDPSVDALRGAAFTSADRRGKHLVLGVEGGLFLVLHLARSGWVRWREAAPRPTAGRGRGPLAARAILEASDGQAAAGPDGIGPGAGGDGFDVTEQATHKRLAIHVVHHPDQVLSIATLGPEPLDDAFTEERFAAILAHAGRAQIKGVLRDQQRIAGIGNAYSDEILHAARMSPFHPASMPADEVHRLYEALRQVLGDAVERAMGVPAASLKAEKRQGMRVHGRKGEACPVCGDTVRQVIYADSTFEYCATCQTGGKPLADRVLSRLGVRR
- a CDS encoding YciI family protein, with amino-acid sequence MIAVILSFSDDPARLDLRPAHRERSAALAEQGVLLAGGPFADQSGALLVFATDDMEVVRAALDDDPYYSAPGVRVETVQPWTIASGGIPSA
- a CDS encoding NADPH-dependent FMN reductase, yielding MSERPKVGIIVGSTRPVRVGRPVADELVALLEDAGAEAIMLDLAELRLPLLDEALPPASGVRTEPHTIAWAERIEALDGVVFVTPDYNSGYPAALKNAIDYLKHEWVGKPAAVVSYGWAGGRSAAAQLTAVLAYIGLDLQGEGVQMAFEPTDFDESMRMVDAAAFVGRSIEGLRELAQQVVAASAAERVAV